DNA sequence from the Streptomyces sp. CA-210063 genome:
CTCAGGCGCCCGCTCACGTCGAACTGTGCTTCACCGTGCTGTCCCCCTCACTGGAGGACCTGGAGCACGGCCGGTTCGAACTGGTCACCGCCGGTCTGTCCCTCGCGGCCGGCACCACGACGGGCCGTTTCCTGACGATGCTGGACCAGTCGGACCGCGAGCGGATGACCGCCGAGTACGCCGCCCTGCCAACGCTGGCCGCAGGAGCCGTACGCGGGCAGGTGTCCAGCCCACCCCTGCGCATCCCGACCCGCAACGTCGGCCGCGCCCCATCCGTCGTCCCGCACGTCCTCTCGGTCAGCGAGCACAACCCGGACGCCACCCTCGACCTGGACGACCTCGGCGTCGTCGCCGACTCCCGACGCCTCTACCTGCTCTCCCTCTCCACCGGACAGCTCATCGAGCCCTCGGTCATGAACGCCGTGGAACTCAGCAGCGCCACCCACCCCCTCGTCCGCTTCGTCACTGAACTGCACCGCTCCCACACCGCCATCCTCACCCCCTTCGCCTGGGGCGCGGCGGCCCGGCTGCCGTTTCTGCCCGAAGTCCGCGTCGGCCGCACCATCCTGTCCGCCGCCTGCTGGCGGCTGAACGCACACGACCTCTCCGGCGACAGTCGCGACTGGACGTTCCGTTTCACCGACTGGCGCATCCGCTACGGCGTGCCCCGCACCGTGTACGTCGGCGGCAACGACCAACGGCTCCGCCTCGACCTCGACATCAGCGCCCACCGCCAACTCCTGCGCGCCGAACTGAACCGCCACGGAACGGTGACCCTGCACGAAGCGCCCGACGAGGCGGCGTTCGGCTGGGTTGGCCACGCCCACGAAATCACCGCGTCCTTCGCTTCCGACCAACCGCCTTCCCTCGCGCCGATCAACCGCACGGCAACCGTCGTCCGCCACGACTCCAGCCGCCTGCCCGGCGCCGGCGAGTGGGCCTACCTGAAGCTGTACGGCAACGCCGACCGGGCACCCGAACTGCTGACCGCGCACCTCCCGAGCCTTCTCCACGGCTGGGACGCCGACGCACCGACGTGGTGGTTCACCCGCTACAACGACCCTGACAGCCACCTCCGGCTGCGACTCCGCCTCCCGAACCCGAACACCTTCGGTGCGGTGGCGCAGCAAGTCGCCGCCTGGGCAGGTGAGCTGCGCACGGAGGGCCTGCTCCAACGTGTCCAGTGGGATACCGACGAGCCGGAGACCGGCCGCTACGGCACTGGCCCCGCCCTCACCGCAGCCGAACAGGTCTTCGCCGCAGACTCCGCCGCCGCCCTCGCACAGATGGCTCTCCCCATCCCCGACAGCCTCCGGCCCGCCGTCACCGCCAGCAGCTTCGTCGACATCGCCGACGCCTTCCTTGGCTCCCCAGCGGACGGACGGGCATGGCTTACGACGAACCTCCTGAAGAACGACGGCGAAGCCACCACCCGCGACGTACTCTCCGCAGCCGTCCACCTCTCCGCCCCGGGTCCCGACCACGCGGCCCTGCAAGCCTTGCCCCACGGTGAGCACCTCGCCACGACGTGGGCCCTGCGCCGCACCGCCTTGACTGCCTACCGCCAGGCTCTCGAAGCGCACGGTGCCGACCCCGCCACGGTTCTGCCGTCCCTTCTGCACATGCACCACAACCGGGCCGCCGGCATCGCCCCCGACAGCGAAGCCATCTGCCGCCGCCTGGCCCGCGCCGCCGCCCTTTCCTGGACCGCAAGAGAAGAAGGAGCCCTGCGGTGACCACCGCTCCGCCCGCCCTGGACACGGACGCCACCCTCCGGCAGTCCCTCGCCCGAGGCTCCCTCGGCATCGCACTGCTCCACGTCGAACGCGCTCGCCAGGGCACCGGATCCTGGCAGACCGCCCATCAGCAACTCACCGACATCGGACCGCTCTTGGACGGCAATGAGACCGGCCTGTTCCTCGGCGCGCCCGCGATGGCGTACGTGCTGCACTGGACCACCGTCGACAGCAACCGGTACACCGGCGCCCTGCAGACCCTCGACCGAATCGTCGCCGCCCACATCCAACGCCGACTGGCAGCAGCACACGCCCGCATCGACCGCGGCGAGCCGACCACCTTTGCCGAGTACGACCTCCTGCGCGGCCTGACCGGCCTCGGCGCCCTCCTCCTACGCCGCGCCCCCAAAGGCAACGAGCTCAAGGGCGTACTGGAGTATCTGGTGCGCCTGACCGAGCCGCTCCACACCGCCGACGGGCGAACCCGCCTGGGCTGGTGGGTGAGCCACAGCCCCGTCAACCTCACTGCTCCCGCCTCAGACGGCCACGCCAACGCCGGCCTCGCCCACGGCATCACCGGCCCGCTCGCCCTCCTCGCACTCGCCAAAATCCGCGGCACCACCGTGCCCGGCCACGAGACGGCGATGCTGCGGATCTGCCGCTGGCTGGACCAGATACGAGTGAACGACCACCGAGGCACCCGCTGGCCACGCTGGATCACCGAAACCACACCTGTGCCGCCGCACCTGGCCGCCCCCTCCTGGTGCTACGGCACCCCCGGCCTGGCCCGCGCCCAACAGCTCGCCGCCCTCGCCCTGAACGACCCCGACCGCAAACGCATGGCCGAACGAGCACTCCTCTACTGCCTGGCCGACCCCACCCAGCTCGACCAACTCACCAGCCGCGGCCTGTGCCACGGCCTCGGCGGGCTGCTCCGCGTCGTCCAACGCGTCACCCAGGACGCCGACGAACCCCGAGCCTTCGCCCACCACCTGCCACAGCTCAGCGAACGCTTCCTGACCACCGAACCTCCAACCGAGACCGGCTTCCTCAACGGCTCGGTCGGCGCGACCCTCGCAGTCCAGAACATCCAAGAAGGCGCCCTCCCAACCAGCGACTGGGACGCCTGCCTCCTCCTCATCTGACCCCGCCACCGAAAGGGATCGGGATGAACTTGCCCGATTGCAGCATGCTCGAGCAGGCCATCCTGGCCGTCCTCACCGGCACCCCGCTCACGGAGGCCGCCGGACGAGCGCAGACGTCGCCCGAGCATCTCGCCGAGACCACCGAGCGCTACCGGGACGCCGGCCGGTCGGCACTCGACCCCCAACTCAGCGGCTGGCACCAGGTGAACATCGAGTTCACCGACTACCCCACGGCAGAACGAACCTTCGGCGCCTACCTCCTGCCCGCCTTGCGCACCGGGCCAATCGGAGCGTGGTGGTTCGTGCGCAAGTACCCCTGGTGGCGTCTACGCGTCCAGCCGGGCCCGGGTACACGGGTGGAGGACGCCGTCGCACACCTCACTGAAGTACTCGACAGGGCCCTGTCCTGGGGCGTCGCCATGCGGTGGTGGCCCTTCCTGTACGAGCCGGAAACCATCGCCTTCGGCGGCCCGCACGGCATGACGCTCGCCCACACCCTGTTCCACACCGACAGCGTCGGAGTCCTCGACTACCACCAGCACCTGACCCACAGCACCAGCGTGCTCCCCGGCCCCAAAGAGACCTCCCTCCTCGTCACCACTCTGATGCTGCGGGCCGCCGGGTTGGAGTGGGGCGAACAGGGAGACGTATGGGGGCAGGTCGAAGCACGACGCCCACTGCCCACAGACGTAGACCCCGACCAGGTCAGCACCATGGTGGCCCCGGTACAGCGACTCTTGACGCTCGACGCCGGCTCCGCACTCACCGACGGCCCACTCGCGCCGCTCGGGAACTGGGTGACCGGCGTGGAGCGCTCCGGTCAAGCCCTCGTAGACGCGGCACGCGCGGGCACGCTTCAGCTCGGCCTGCGCGGCATCCTGGCCCGGCACATCCTCTTCCACTGGAATCGGATGGGCTTCACCACCCGCCAACAGGCCATCTACTCCAGAGCAGCCAGGGAGACGATTCTCGGTGGCCGGGAGTCTCCCTGGCCGCGGCCGTTCACCTCACTCAGCGACAACAGGGAGGCCCCGTTGTTCCACAGGCCGAGATAATCGCGGTGCACCGCGAGGATGCTGTGCTGCACCGCGAACGGCTCGAGGGACGGCTGAGGCGCGTGGTCGTCACGAACACGGCCGGGTCGGCCGCGAAGTGCACTCGGCGAAGATCGGGCCCTGCCGCCAGGGCCGCAGCTCCCTCGCGGCGCTGAAGGCCACGTTCATTCCTCCCCCGCCCCGGGTCTACTCCGGTTCCGATGGCCTCGGCGAGCGTGACCACGACGGCGTCGACCTGGCGTTGGCGGATATAGACGAGCGTACGGTTGCCCAGTCCTTTCCACTCAGCTGCTCGTTGTCCCACTCGCGTCCCCGCTGGTGGATAGACGAAGGATCTTGTCCCAAGTAACCACTAGCCCTGCAGCGACGGCTGTGGCCAGGGCAACGCCCACAGCAGATGAAGCCAGGGCAAACACAATGCCAGCGAGACAGAGGGTGAACGCGGCCCCTCGCAGCACCTGCTGCCGCCATGCTTTGCGCTCTCGGTGACTGTGCAACAGTCCGTCACCGGATTCGCCCCCGGGTGCGAGATCGTACAGACGGCCGCTGGAGAGGACTTTCAGGATTCGCTCCACTTCGAGCAGAGTACGCTTCGCACCGTCGATCCGATCAAGTTCAACCCCGTCGCGAAGCTCACGTACAAGGGCAGCAGCTGCTGAGAACCGGGCGATGACCTGAGGCATGGGGTTACGGCCGTCGGGAAGCGCCCGCTGCACGGCATACCTCTCCAGTGCGATGGCGAAGTCCTCCAAAGCCCGGACGGCTGCAACGTGCGGGGAGTTGAAGGGTGTTGCTGTCGGAGGCTCCTTCCCCGTTACCTCCAGAGGCTGGAGAAGAGCCTCGTAGGCCCTCCGTGCCGTGACCGTCACAGCCTCGGTTGTCCACCGTTGCATGCCTTGGTTCGTGACCAGTGAGGCGACCACGGCAGTGATCAACAAGGGCGCCATCAGGGCCCCGATCGCGAGCGCGTCGCGCCAGACGTGCCAGGTTGTGCGCTCGATGGTTGTTGCAAGAGCGCCGCCCGCGGAGACGGATGTCGCGACGGGGACGATCATCTTGATGGCGAGCGCCCTCCTGGCCACCTGATAGAGGACGTCTTCGCGCTGCAAGTAGTCCAGCGTTGGACGGTCTGGACGGGTCGCCAAGGAGCTGTCACGGACCTGGCGCACCAGGTAAGCGCGGCGGCGTCTTGCGTGTGCCCGCGCGTGAGCCCAGCAGATCCGTTCCAAGAGTGTTCTGGTACCTCGGCGCTGCGACGTTGCCGTCATGGTCAGGGCCCATACCGACATTGTCCAAGCAGCGAAGATGACCGCCCCAAGCTCGGCTTTCGACACGTTCTCCCCCTCTGAAACTTCGTGGGGCGCGCCCCATCGCAAGTTACCCCCAGGAGAGGGGTGTTGGCCGAGCCGGAGTCGGGCTCGTCACCGGCGCGGCGGCAACGTACAGTCCCCAAGTGCGCTACGAGCAAAGGCCATTGATGCCTCAACCTGGAGCGTTCCCTGATGAGAAGGCGCTCTCTGCTGTTGTCCTAGGCAAGCTCGACCGGTGGTTCCACATCGAGGAGCAGATACCAGGGCGCTACTGGACCGGCGAAGAGACGCGCATAGACGCAGTACTCAGGCCCAGAGATCCGAAAGGGTGGCACGATGATGCCCCCGCGTTCGGTGTTGAGTTCAAGAATCCCACCCCGAACACCAGCACCGGACACCGCTACGGCTGGGTCACCCAGGCCGTTGGTTACGCCCATTGCGAGTGGCAGGGATACGGAAGACTCGGGATCTTCTTGTGCCCATCGCCTCTGTCCTGGCTTCTGTCCCGCGCTGATGAAGTCGCCTCCGCCCGTCAGAAGAGGATTGGTCCCGAATCGCTGGAGCAGGAGCGAGTGAGGGTTCGTGAGTATGGACGACTATTCGGCAAGGAGTACTCCGATGCCTACGTCGACCGTGAAGCGCTGCTGGCCCATCGGCGCACCCTCGGGGAATTGACCTACGAGGAGTTCACCGCTCGCGCCGACGGGTTCGTCAACGCGGACGAGCGCCAGCAGGAGCATGATCTCCGAATGGCCGACGAACTGACCCACCTCATAGGGCAACTCGGCGTCGGTGAGCTCATGCCCTACGAGAAGATCGGCTGGGCGCTCACGCGGTCAGGTATGCGGCTGTGGAGCGAGCAGGACGGAGTGACCCGTGTCCCATTCCAGCTGCGGCCGCGTATCGGCTCCCGATGAAATGCGTGAGTGGGTGCGTCCACGGCGCATCACTGTGTCAACCTCGGTCCCGCAAGAGCAGCGCTCCCGGCGCGGCCAGCGAATGACGCCGCGCCTTGGACGCGGCATTCCCAACTGATGCGCGCAACAAATCCAGGTGCCGCAGGCCCCCTAAGCAGCAGGAACCCGTCGGCCCCCTGTACCCGGTGGTGGGACCGGCTACAGGGGGCCTTGGATGAGGGCGGGTGGGAAAAGCGGCCGGGGCTCAGACAGACCATCTCTCTGGCTGTCGGGCGGCGTTCTCCCCCGTCACGCAGCCAGCGGCGGTGCCTCCTCTGCCTGCGCGGGGGGCGCAAGGAGGGGGAAGGCACAGTCCTCTGGGCGCCGGCCCATCCGTTGCGCAATGACCGCCGCGAGCAGCGCGACCCCCGGACCGGTCACCGGCGAGCGTTCCATTCCCACGTAGAAGATCCCGTTCTCGTCGGGTTCGGCATCCACGCGGTCGAGGCTGGCGGACAGCGCGGCGCAGTACCCCCACAGGTCCGCTCGCAGCCCGCTGGGGATGTCCGTGCGGACCCAGACCAGGGGGTGCAGCACTCCCTGGTCGTCGTAGCCGATCGCGACCATAGCCCCCACGCCGTCGGGAAGCGGATAGACCTCCTCCGGCATGTCCTCGGCCGTGCCAGCGAGTGCGTCGGTGATCAGCGTGCGCAGTGCCGCGATCGACTCCTCGTCGCTGCGCCAGCCGTGCAGTGGCGCGTAGGCAGATCCTTCGTAGAGCTCGCGCACTTCCTTGCTCTGCTTCGTGCGGACTTCGGGTGGATCGACTGCTGGAACGTCCTCCGGGTCGACCTCCTCCAGGAAGGTCTCGGCGAAGGTCACCTCTTCCTCCGAGTCCACTGTGATGGCGGCCCAGCCATGACCGATGTGTTCGGCGAAGAGCCGCCGGATTCGGTGCTTCTTCGCCTCCTCGGACAGTCCGGGGACCGTGATGACGAGGATCCGGCCGCGGAGGGCGATGAGCCATGCCTGATGGTCGTCGATCAGCTCCCTCTCGGAGAACGTCACACCCAGGATGTCACCCAGGACCTCGACCGGCAGAGCCCACGCGTCATGCGCCCGCAGCGGCGATGCTGCTTGCTCTGTCACCGAGGGAGATGAGCGCGGCGCGCCGGTAGCAGGCTGTTTCTCGTCAGACTCGGGCGCTGTCCGTGACTGTGTGATCCGAATTGGGCACCACGATGCTTCCTTTCGCCAGGAAATTGAGTAAATCCAGTCTTTGCTGGGAAAGTGCACGGCGCCACATATAGTCGGAAAAGGTCTTCTCGTTTGCTCTGCACCTGCCAGACTGGGAGCCCCGCACGCCGGAGGGGTCGCGGCTTCGGCGGCTGGACATACTCTTTTGCATCAGGGAGTCGACGGCTGAGCCCAACCGGCTGAGGAGGTGCGCGTGAAGAGCACCGGTTCTCCGCTGACGAGCACTGCCGCGCGCCGCCGTCGAACACTTGCGCACCTCTCGCCAATTTTCGAGGTGCACCTGAACCGGGCGAGGAACCCGTCGAGTGTGCAATGGGAGGCGTATGACTTCGTCGCCTTGATCCAGTCGTGCGTGGACATGATCGCTCTGTCCTCTGGGCTGGAGGGCAATCTTGGCGCGCCACGTGACGAGGTGCTCGCCGACATGGCCCGTGTCTCTGGGAGCATGGCCCCACACCGCCCTGCTGAGGAACACGCGCACGTTGCCCGGCATCTCCTCGACCACCTTCTCCGCCACGCCGAGCCGACCCCGTACTTCAATGTCGAGTACGCGGATCCGGATTCCAGCTGGCAGCCGGTGCCCCTTCAGGTACGCGTGCTGTACGAGACGCTGGCCGCCGACGGGCGCGCCCTGTATGTCAACGCCGACAACACCGCCGTGACTCTGCTGCTCATCGCGACCAACCGGTCGTTGGAGGACGAGCACGAGGCGGTGATCGCGGTCATGCGAGCGCAGGCCGAGAGCGGGCGTCTGGATGCGGCGATCGACTCGGCGGAGGACGCCCTGACGCTGTCGCGAACCTACGCGGCGAACGTCCGGCGCATGATCGCCGAGGCCGAGCGGGATGTCACCCGCGTCGACTACCTGCGAGTCCTGCGGCCCGAGCTGGTAGCTGCGGCTGCGCATCTGGAGCGGCGCATCAGCGTCGACGGCACGTTGTTGCGGCACCTGGAAAACCTACGGGCCGACGCCTCCGAGGAGCAGGAACCTGTGGCTGTGCGGCAGTTGTCCGTGGCCGCGTCGCGGCTTGGTGACGCGGTGGAAACCCTGGCTGTGCTGCAGACCGATGTGATCGGGGCCGCTCCGCGCTGGCGTGAGGCCCAGGCCGCGCAGGCTTTCAGCGCTGTGCCGGTGAGCGAGATCGACCCGACAGCGGACGTACTGTCGGCGCTGCTGGGCGGCCTACCGTTGCCCCGTGGTGCTGAGTTGTCTCCACCGGCTCCACGGGTGCTGTTGGATGTCGCGGCGCTCGCGGACCGACTTGCCGTACCGCCGAAGCAGGTGCCGGAGCCGGATGCTGCGCCCATTGTGGACGAGCCGCTCGAAGACGCTGACGGGGTGTACGAGCAGTTCCCGGAGCAGTTCCATGATGTGGCCCATGTACTGCGGGCTCATCGGATCATGCCTGGCGCCAAGGCTCGTCTGACCGACCTGCTGGCCGATGCCGACCGGCTGTTCGCCGCCGAGGGGCCGTCCGCCGTCGTCGACGGGCTGGTCGCCGTCGTCGGGGGTTCACGTGACACCGCCCGCCGCAGGCTGCGGCTGCTGCTCGCGCTCGACGCGATGATGCTCTGGCGGCCCGACGGCTGGCCCGACGCTTCGGACGAGTGGTGGGCGTTGGACGACGGGATACGAGGGGTGTTCGCGGACCTGGACGTTCCCGATGTGCTCGTCTGCCGGAAAGAGGACGAAGATGACAGCTCGTGACGACGCTAGGGATGTCGGCCTCCTTCTCAGGTACGGTCTCGACCCCGCCATGTCCCCAGCCCGCCATGACCTCTACAGCCGACTGCTGGACCGGTTCCACACCGACCCTGACCTGCGCACCGCCTTCGACGAGACGGCCGACGGCCTCGGCCTGCGGGTGCTGACAGCCGATCGCTCAGCGGGCCTCGTGCTGATCGCCGAACCCACGTCGCCGCTGGCGGTGACGGACACCAGCCACTGGCTCCGCATCCGGGGAACGGGTGATCGGGCGGTGTACGGGCTGGCCCTCGGCGGTGCGACGGCGTGGTGCTACCCAACCGCTCGTGCGGTGCGTGAGCCGGGTACGCGGCGCGTCACCGCGTTGGATGTCGACCGCCTCGTACGCGAACATGCGGCGACTATCGAAACGGAAGAGATCACGCTCGACGGCGGGCTCGGCGAGGCATGGCGCGAGTACGCCACCAACCGCAAACAGGTCGCTCTGACATCGAGTGGCCGCCTCAAGCGGGACTGCACGGTGCGGATGTGCGAGGACGTGTTGCTGATGCTCGCGGCTTTCGGGCTGGTCATGGTCGATAGGACGGTTCCGCCCCCGCGCGCTGAGCTGAAGGTGTGGCGTTCCACGGACCGCTTCCGCGCCCACGTCGCGACCGCCGGAGGCCCTCTCGTGTGGCAGACGATCATCGGTTCGCAGGCACCGGAAGAACACCGAAAGGACAGTCGCGATCAGTCCCCGCATACCGACTACGGCGAGCCGTTCGATGAGAGGGGCGAGTGATGCAGACGGGCTGGCGCCTCGAGCGCACCTACCTGACCGGCGCGGGCTTCCCCGAGTCACGGCTGGAGGGGCTCAGCATCAACTGGTCGGATCCCTTCGAGCCGACCGGGCATGCCGCGCTGTGGGCCGACAACGGCACGGGAAAGACGACCATCACGGCTCTGCGTTTCGGGTTGTACCTGCCGCACGCGCGGGACTTCATCCGCGGTGAATCCGACCGGTCTTTGGCGAAGCTGGTGCGCTCGGGCGACGTCTGTCATGTGGTCGAGCAGGCCACCCGAGTCGTGGACGGCGAACTCCAGCGCATCGTCATGGGCATGGTTACCGACTGGGCAGACGGCGGCACTCAGGACGTCGACAACCCTCGAAGATTGCAGCGCGACTTCTACGGATGGGTGACCTACGGGTCAGGTCCGACTATCCAAGACCTGCCGTTCCGTACCAGCGTCGGTCGACGTGCGACTCACGCCCAGTTTGTGGAGGCAGTGCGAGGGATGCTGCCCAACGGCGGCGCGCTCCCGCCGCATCGCCCGTCGGACCACCAACGGGCATGGGGCGACTGGCTGGCCGCCGCCGGAGTCGATGTGGAGCAGTTGCGGTTCCAGTCCGACATGAACGCCTCCGAAGGCGGCGTCGACCACGTGATGCGTTTTCCTGACTCCGACGCCTGCGTCCGGTGGCTCATCGGCGCGACAACCCCGACCACGACCGTCGAGCAGATCGGCAAGAGCATCGAGGTCCTACGGGCGAACGCCGCCGCCCGTCCCCGATGGTCCGACGAACTCACCCTGTGGGAGAGCCTCACCGAACCGTTGCTCCGCCTCGCGATCGCCCATGACCAGGTAGCCGTTCACCGACGGGCGGTGGCCACCGCCGAGGTGAACGCCGCGGCTGTTGTGGCCGACTCCGAGGCCACCCTGGCAGCACTGGATGTCGAGGAGGCCAATGCCAGCGAGAAGCACGAGGAGCACGAACGCCTGCGCCGGGAGGCGGGCGCGACCGCGCGGAGGGCGCAGGCACACCGGTTGCGTATGCGGCTGAGAGCGGCCGAACTCAGGGCCACCGTCGCAGCAGCCCTCGCGGACAAGCGCCGCTCGGACCGCGACCGGATGGTCCGCGAACTGGCCGGCTGGCGACTCGTCCAGGACGTACTCGACGCCAACACGGCCAGAAGTCATCTGGCCGGGCTCAAGGCGCGCCTGGAGGCTGCCGAAAAGCACACCTCGGAGCTTCGCGAGGAGGAACAGCGGCACCTGCACGCCCTCGCGCGGCTCCTCACTGACCACCGCGACCGTGCCGCCGACGACCACCGTGCTGCGAAGGAGCAACGGGGACGGGCCGCCACTGCCCTGGCAACGGCCCAGGACGAACAACGGAAGGCCGTGGCGGCCCACGCGACAGCTGGAGAGCAGCTTCGGCGCGTCGCTGAACAGATCACCGAGTCCGAACGGATCCTCTCCGAAGCAGTTACCACCGGTCTGCTTCGCGAAGGTGCCGATCCGGTAATGGTGGAAGCCGGATGGACTGAGAGAGCCGCTACGGCACTGAGGAACCGCGAGGCTGCTGACCAAGCGCTCAAAGCCGCCGACAAACAGGCTGATGCCCAGCAGAAGACCATGACGGAAGCCCAGAACGCGGTCGTCGCCGCCCAGCACGACGTCGAGAACGGAGAGCGTCAGCTCCAACAGGTGAACGACAGGGTCCGCGCCCTGGAGGAGGACGAACGCGTACAGGACGCCGTCGGCGACAGCGGCATCGAGCTGTGGACCGCCCGCTCGGCACTCACGGACGCATTGAGCCAACGAGCCGAGACGGCCGACAGGGACGCCGCCGAGGCACGCACTGCGGTCGGTGAGGCCCGGCGTACCCTCGACGCGGTCGGTGCCGACGGTCTACTTCCGGCATCTGCTCTGGTCGAAGAAGCCGTCCGGCGTTGCCAGGACGCCGATGTGCCGGCCTGGCCGGGATGGCGGTGGCTGGCGGACACGATGTCCCCTCAAGCCGCCCAATCCTTCGCATCGGCACGTCCCGACATCGCGTCCGGCGTGGTGGTCTCCCACCCTGACCACTTCCATCGCGCCCTCGACGCTATCGACGATCTCGACACCGACACGGCGGTCTGGGTCGGTGCCGTCCTTGACTCAGAGGCCGCCGTATCGCCGAGTGCGGGCGACCACTCCGACGGAACACTCGCCCGAGT
Encoded proteins:
- a CDS encoding thiopeptide-type bacteriocin biosynthesis protein, encoding MLEQAILAVLTGTPLTEAAGRAQTSPEHLAETTERYRDAGRSALDPQLSGWHQVNIEFTDYPTAERTFGAYLLPALRTGPIGAWWFVRKYPWWRLRVQPGPGTRVEDAVAHLTEVLDRALSWGVAMRWWPFLYEPETIAFGGPHGMTLAHTLFHTDSVGVLDYHQHLTHSTSVLPGPKETSLLVTTLMLRAAGLEWGEQGDVWGQVEARRPLPTDVDPDQVSTMVAPVQRLLTLDAGSALTDGPLAPLGNWVTGVERSGQALVDAARAGTLQLGLRGILARHILFHWNRMGFTTRQQAIYSRAARETILGGRESPWPRPFTSLSDNREAPLFHRPR
- a CDS encoding lantibiotic dehydratase is translated as MYHAFDASMIRTSVFPLAATLPPWPDLDGETPADVERWRDWIAQVWSDDTRAAAIEFAAPLLAAAIRDVLDGKRQRPRPVRRTAASLARYLLRMQHRATPFGLFAGPAPVSIGGTARVKWGKEHRAFARADAEWLNAAITALEGNREVLRRLPAMADPTCTVRGTRVAVPHQSCTNGPTDTTLRRTRAVEAVLTLARTPIMVGDLVVKLHGDYPDTPTAVIEDMVSSLVAHRVLLTSLHAPMTCDDALGHLIAQLDATGAAATSGGAETAEELRKIHQLLTLHDIAAQGEQQALRVQAAARMNTLTDATTHTLVVNVRPDCDIVLPTAVTCEAERALEVVSRISPYPNGSPAWQDYRARFLERYSMGAIVPLRDLTDPDTGLGFPVGYRGTVLKRPVLATTRRDDHLLALAQSAALNDRREVVLTEEDIEAMSLGEPTQAPAHVELCFTVLSPSLEDLEHGRFELVTAGLSLAAGTTTGRFLTMLDQSDRERMTAEYAALPTLAAGAVRGQVSSPPLRIPTRNVGRAPSVVPHVLSVSEHNPDATLDLDDLGVVADSRRLYLLSLSTGQLIEPSVMNAVELSSATHPLVRFVTELHRSHTAILTPFAWGAAARLPFLPEVRVGRTILSAACWRLNAHDLSGDSRDWTFRFTDWRIRYGVPRTVYVGGNDQRLRLDLDISAHRQLLRAELNRHGTVTLHEAPDEAAFGWVGHAHEITASFASDQPPSLAPINRTATVVRHDSSRLPGAGEWAYLKLYGNADRAPELLTAHLPSLLHGWDADAPTWWFTRYNDPDSHLRLRLRLPNPNTFGAVAQQVAAWAGELRTEGLLQRVQWDTDEPETGRYGTGPALTAAEQVFAADSAAALAQMALPIPDSLRPAVTASSFVDIADAFLGSPADGRAWLTTNLLKNDGEATTRDVLSAAVHLSAPGPDHAALQALPHGEHLATTWALRRTALTAYRQALEAHGADPATVLPSLLHMHHNRAAGIAPDSEAICRRLARAAALSWTAREEGALR
- a CDS encoding lanthionine synthetase C family protein, with amino-acid sequence MTTAPPALDTDATLRQSLARGSLGIALLHVERARQGTGSWQTAHQQLTDIGPLLDGNETGLFLGAPAMAYVLHWTTVDSNRYTGALQTLDRIVAAHIQRRLAAAHARIDRGEPTTFAEYDLLRGLTGLGALLLRRAPKGNELKGVLEYLVRLTEPLHTADGRTRLGWWVSHSPVNLTAPASDGHANAGLAHGITGPLALLALAKIRGTTVPGHETAMLRICRWLDQIRVNDHRGTRWPRWITETTPVPPHLAAPSWCYGTPGLARAQQLAALALNDPDRKRMAERALLYCLADPTQLDQLTSRGLCHGLGGLLRVVQRVTQDADEPRAFAHHLPQLSERFLTTEPPTETGFLNGSVGATLAVQNIQEGALPTSDWDACLLLI